AATTGGACTTTTTTCGGGGTAGGATGATAAACATATCATATCCAAAAATATTGTAAAAGCACCTAATCTGGTTTTCTGACTCTTGCTGCTTTATTTTTATTAACTATGTATATAATGGGTTATGTGGTTGTGATATCTATTGTAAGTAATTCATATCAGGTATTAAAAATGATAACTTAGTCAATGCTATTATCATCAGAGCCATCTATAATAGGTGTGATTTTTGCTTTATTGGTAGTGCTTTAGTAGATAGAATAAACAAAAAGACATTGATAATTATCGGCTTTGTCTTGTTGACGTTTACTTCTGTGTTTGGATGTGTAATTGTCAGTAGTATTAATTGATATAATTGTAACTTAAAGTAAATGTTTAAAGGGGTGTATATTTATGATAATAATTGGTGAAAAAATTAATGGAGCAATTCCTTCCACGGGTAAAGCCATTGCAGCAAAGGATGCAGAATTCATAAGAAATCTTGCAATAAAGCAAACAGAAGCAGGTGCAGATTTTATTGATGTTTGTGCTTCAGTAGATGATGACATTGAACTGGAAACAATGAAATGGCTTATAGACATTGTACAGGATGCAACCGATGTGCCAATCGCAGTTGACAGTCCTAATGCCCACACATGTGTAGAAGCCATGAAATACTGTAAGAAACCGGGTCTTTTCAATTCTGTGTCAATGGAAGGGGACAAGATTGACGTAGCATTCCCTGCAATTGCTGATACAAAATGGCAGTGTGTTGCGCTCTTGAACAGCGACAAAGGAATTCCAAAGACTGCTAAAGACCGTTTGGATGTATTTGCAGATTTAATGGCAAAAGCAAAAGAATATAATATAGATCCGTCTAGGATGCATATTGATCCCTTGATTGAAATGCTGTGTACATCAGAAGAAGGGATTACTATGGTAACCGAAGTTATGAAGAAAATCAAAGAATTGTATCCTACGATTCATGTTGTTGGAGCTGTTAGTAATATCTCCTTTAATATTCCAGCCAGAAAAATTGTCAATCAGGCATTTGCAGTATTGGCTATGAATGCAGGAATGGACAGCTTTATTCTTGATCCATTAAATCAGGATTTGGTAGGAATGTTGTTTGCAACAGAAGCACTATTAGGTGAGGACGAGTACTGTATGGAATATATTAGAGCATATAGAGAAGGAATATTTGGTAAAAAGAAATAATTATATAAAAGAAATAATTATATAAAATAATAGAGAGAAATAACTATATAAAACAATAGGGAGGAAAAGATAATGTCTAAAATTGAAGAAGTAAAAGTTAATTTAGAGGCAGGTAAAACTAAACTTATTAAAGGATTGGTGCAGGAAGCACTAGATGAGGGAAGCAAAGCAGAAGATATACTTCAAGCTATGATTGATTCAATGGGTGTTGTAGGTGATAAGTTCTCCACAGGAGAAATATTCGTACCTGAAATGCTAATAGCAGCAAAAGCAATGTCAAGAGGTGTAGAAGTGCTTAAACCCCATCTTGCAAGCGGGTCTTCAGCTTCCTTAGGCACATGTATTATTGGCACAGTAGCAGGAGATTTACATGATATTGGGAAAAATCTAGTTTCAATGATGATGGAAAGTACTGGATTTAAGATGGTAGATCTTGGCGTAGATGTACCTGCTGATAAATTTGTTGAAGCAGTTAAGGGAAATGAAAATGTAAAAATAGTAGCATGTTCAGCACTTCTTACTACAACAATGGCAGCTTTGAAGAAAACAGTTGAGACTTTAAAAGAAAGTGGATTAAAAGGATTCAAGATAATGGTTGGTGGTGCTCCTATAACAGCTGAATTTGCAGCTTCAATAGGCGCAGATGCATATACACCTGATGCAGGCAGTGCTGCAATTAAAGCTAAAGAATTGGCAATGGCATAAATAATATAAGGAGGTATTGATGTATGTTAACTAAAAGACAGAATTTACTCGAAACTATTAAAGGTGGAAATCCGGATCGTTTTGTTAATCAATATGAATTTTTGAATATTATCATGGAAGTGCCTTTGGGAGTTGAGTTCAATTACGGTAGTACTTGGAAAGATAATTGGGGGATAACATGGCAGTGGCCAGAAGGTCAGCTTGGTTCTTTCCCTGTTCATGATGCAGAACACATAGTTTTAAAAGATGCTACTGAATGGAAGGAATCCGTTAAATTTCCTACAATTCCGACTTCCGATGAAGCCTGGGCTCCGGCTATTGCTCATGCCAATTCTGTCGACCGTAACGAGGAATTTGTGGCACCTTTCTATGCCCCAGGTATCTTTGAAATGACACATCATCTTATGGGTATGGAAAATGCATTAATGAGTTTATATGAAGAACCTGAAGCTATGCATGAGTTAATTGATGCCCTTACTCAGTATGAGTTGGATTTTGCAAAAGTGATAGTTGAAAAAATTCATCCAGATTGCATTTTCCATCATGATGACTGGGGCAGCCAAAAAAACTCTTTTGTGGCTCCTAAAATGTTTGAAGAGTTCTTTCTTCCGGCTTATAAAAAAATCTATGGTTACTATAAAGCCAATGGTGTTGAATTGATTGTTCACCACAGCGATTCTTATGCTGCTAACCTGGTTCCATATATGATTGAAATGGGCATCGATATATGGCAAGGCGTTATGAACACTAATAACATTCCTGAACTAATTAAGCAATATGGTGGAAAAATATCCTTTATGGGAGGGCTCCACAGTGGTTTGATTGACTTTCCGGATTGGACACTTGAAAATTGTATCAAACATGTGGAAGAAGCCTGCAAAGCTAATGGAAAGAAACACTTTATTCCATGCCTGACTGCGGGTTTACCTCAGGGGTATTTCCCAAATGTATATGAGACAGTAACTAAGGCAATAGATGAAATGAGTAAAAAAATGTTTTAAGCTACATAACTGGAATAAAACATTTTTGTTGTAAATAAAAAACATTTTGGATCAATGTTAACAATAAATTAATCCAAAATGTTTTTTATGCAAAAAAGAACTTAATTATCTTATAGCACCATTTTCTATTAATGACATTTCAGTTACTCCATAGGTTCTGCATATTCCATAAATCAGTTCAAGTAGAATATAATTATATTTAAAGAAAAATACTTCATAGGAGGAATTATATGAATATTTTGAATAAGAAATTTAAACTTATTATTAATTCAGAAAAGGGTAAAGATATCATAAGGGTTAAACCAGGTGAAAATTTATTTAATGTATTAATGGATAAGGGAATATTTATAGATAGTCCCTGCAATGGAAAAGGAATTTGTGGAAAATGTAAAGTTAAAGTAATAAAAGGATTAAAGGAACCTACTCCACTTGATATAAAACAGTTAACTAAAGAAGAGTTAGAAAGTGGATTTAGGTTATCCTGTAATTTTACTATAAATGAGGATGCAGAAATAGTACTTTTAGAAAAGAATAAAGATATGGAAGTGTTAATAAATGGGACAGAACAGCAATATACTCTAGATACTGTAGTGAAGAAAAAATATTTAGTAATTGAGAAACCATCCATTAATGATCAACGAGATGATTATAGAAGGTTAAGTGATGCTTGTGAAAGTGATGATTTACTTATTGGTTTACAATATTTACCCCAAATAAGCAATTTGTTAAGGGGAGCTGATTTTAATGTTACCGCATCACTTTATAAGAATCGTCTTTTACATTTAGAAAAGGGTAACTGTTTGCAACAAAACTATGGATTGGCTGTAGATATAGGCACAACTACTATAGTAATCTATTTATTAAATCTAAATGATGGGAAAGTAATAGATATAGATTCAAGAGTTAATAACCAGAGGAGTTATGGGGCTGATGTGGTTTCAAGAATAAATTTTACTATTGAAAATCCAAAGGGATTAGGTATATTAAGGGACAATATTATAAGTCAGCTTAATGATATGATAGAACTGTTATGTAAAAAAAATAGCATAAGTGAAGATAATATATATGATATAGTTATTGTTGGAAATACTATTATGATTCACCTATTACTTGGACTTCCATGTGAAAATATAACTAAATCGCCATATATCCCAGTAGTTACAAAGGCACTGGAGCTTGAAGCTAAGGAGATAGGAATTAAGACTAAAGGCATGGTAAGTTTACTTCCTGGTATATCAGCTTTTGTAGGAAGTGATATAACTGCGGGTATATTATCCTGTGGTATGTTAAATTCAGAAAAATACTCATTATTATTAGACCTTGGGACTAATGGAGAAATTGCGCTGGGCAATAAAAACGAAGTAGTAACTTGCTCTACGGCTGCTGGACCAGCTTTTGAAGGTACCAATATTAAGCATGGAATTGGTGCCGTAAAAGGAGCTATAAGCAAGGTTGATTTATCAAGGGATAAAATATATGAAACAATAGGAAATGAAAAACCCTGCGGAATATGCGGTTCAGGAGTGCTGGATGCTGTGGCACAGTTTGTGAAGTTTGGAATATTAGATGAAGCAGGTAGAATGGCAGGAGCGGACGAAGTGGAAAACAAGGATTATCAGAATAGGATTGTTGAGATAGATAATATGAGACAGTTTATTCTAGTACAAAATAGTATACATGAGGAAAGTATTACCTTTACACAAAAGGATGTACGAGAAGTTCAATTAGCAAAGGCTGCTGTATGTGCTGGTATCAAAATACTTTTAAAAGAAAAGAATATAAAATTTAATGAAATAGAAAAAGTGTACATTGGCGGTGGATTTGGTAATTATATGGATATAGAAAGTTCTGTTGATATAGGCATGATACCCAAAGAGCTCAAAGGTAAGATTGAATCTGTTGGCAATTGTGCAGGTGGTGGAGCTAAAACTTATTTGTTGTCAAAACAAATAAGAGAAAGTGCAGTAGATATTATTAATAAAACGACATATATAGAGTTATCAAAAAGGGAAGATTTTCAGGAATATTTTATAGATTCTATGATACTGGATTAAGGCATTTGAAAGAAAATAGGCTAGCATACTGACTAGTTATTTCTTTGAAAATACCTAATATCTTTAGTTATAGAAATTGACATGAATTTTTAAAAATATCAGATTTTAAAAGGATGTTCTTTGACATTCAAAATTAAACTTCTTTCTTCCATTATTTCAAATACGATTAGCAAATGAAGCTTGACTTTAGGATCATCTAAATCTAATTCCGATATTTTAAGAATCCGCTTCAGCTGATATAAAAATGTTGCCCTCTGCACATAAAGGTGCCGTATAGTTTTTGCAATACTCAGATTGTTCTGCAAATATATTTTTAAAGTTTTGGTATATTCCCGCTTGTGCTTTTTATCATAGTCCATTAATCTGAGCAAGCCCTGGGGGCAGAGAGCTTCTATGTTTGATTCAGCGGCCGCCCGGAGAATTAATCGCTTTAGAGCGTAGTGCTCATAACGGTAGCACCAAATTGTTTCATCATAAATGCTTCCAATGCGAATTGCATCACATGCTTGAAGATAGTATTCATCGAGATTTTTAAAATTGTGGAATTCTTCGCTTATACCAGCTTTCAAAAGTCCATCTCTTAAAATATAAACTAATACAGATAGCAGTTCCTCTCTCGTCTTAGTAGCTGCATTTAAATTTACAATCGTCAAAATATAGTCTTTCTGCTCTAAAGCTACACTTCCTGGAATATTTGCCTCGAGTATGGAGCCAATAGTTGAAACCGTATGAATAACCTGGTCATATCTACTGACTTCGACTGCAATGCAGAAATAGCAATCCGTTATATTCCAGTTCCTATACTGTAAA
The genomic region above belongs to Clostridium sp. AWRP and contains:
- a CDS encoding methyltetrahydrofolate cobalamin methyltransferase; this translates as MIIIGEKINGAIPSTGKAIAAKDAEFIRNLAIKQTEAGADFIDVCASVDDDIELETMKWLIDIVQDATDVPIAVDSPNAHTCVEAMKYCKKPGLFNSVSMEGDKIDVAFPAIADTKWQCVALLNSDKGIPKTAKDRLDVFADLMAKAKEYNIDPSRMHIDPLIEMLCTSEEGITMVTEVMKKIKELYPTIHVVGAVSNISFNIPARKIVNQAFAVLAMNAGMDSFILDPLNQDLVGMLFATEALLGEDEYCMEYIRAYREGIFGKKK
- a CDS encoding corrinoid protein produces the protein MSKIEEVKVNLEAGKTKLIKGLVQEALDEGSKAEDILQAMIDSMGVVGDKFSTGEIFVPEMLIAAKAMSRGVEVLKPHLASGSSASLGTCIIGTVAGDLHDIGKNLVSMMMESTGFKMVDLGVDVPADKFVEAVKGNENVKIVACSALLTTTMAALKKTVETLKESGLKGFKIMVGGAPITAEFAASIGADAYTPDAGSAAIKAKELAMA
- a CDS encoding uroporphyrinogen decarboxylase family protein, encoding MLTKRQNLLETIKGGNPDRFVNQYEFLNIIMEVPLGVEFNYGSTWKDNWGITWQWPEGQLGSFPVHDAEHIVLKDATEWKESVKFPTIPTSDEAWAPAIAHANSVDRNEEFVAPFYAPGIFEMTHHLMGMENALMSLYEEPEAMHELIDALTQYELDFAKVIVEKIHPDCIFHHDDWGSQKNSFVAPKMFEEFFLPAYKKIYGYYKANGVELIVHHSDSYAANLVPYMIEMGIDIWQGVMNTNNIPELIKQYGGKISFMGGLHSGLIDFPDWTLENCIKHVEEACKANGKKHFIPCLTAGLPQGYFPNVYETVTKAIDEMSKKMF
- a CDS encoding ASKHA domain-containing protein → MNILNKKFKLIINSEKGKDIIRVKPGENLFNVLMDKGIFIDSPCNGKGICGKCKVKVIKGLKEPTPLDIKQLTKEELESGFRLSCNFTINEDAEIVLLEKNKDMEVLINGTEQQYTLDTVVKKKYLVIEKPSINDQRDDYRRLSDACESDDLLIGLQYLPQISNLLRGADFNVTASLYKNRLLHLEKGNCLQQNYGLAVDIGTTTIVIYLLNLNDGKVIDIDSRVNNQRSYGADVVSRINFTIENPKGLGILRDNIISQLNDMIELLCKKNSISEDNIYDIVIVGNTIMIHLLLGLPCENITKSPYIPVVTKALELEAKEIGIKTKGMVSLLPGISAFVGSDITAGILSCGMLNSEKYSLLLDLGTNGEIALGNKNEVVTCSTAAGPAFEGTNIKHGIGAVKGAISKVDLSRDKIYETIGNEKPCGICGSGVLDAVAQFVKFGILDEAGRMAGADEVENKDYQNRIVEIDNMRQFILVQNSIHEESITFTQKDVREVQLAKAAVCAGIKILLKEKNIKFNEIEKVYIGGGFGNYMDIESSVDIGMIPKELKGKIESVGNCAGGGAKTYLLSKQIRESAVDIINKTTYIELSKREDFQEYFIDSMILD